The Nicotiana tabacum cultivar K326 chromosome 14, ASM71507v2, whole genome shotgun sequence genome contains a region encoding:
- the LOC107828781 gene encoding uncharacterized protein LOC107828781: MGSRNRGDVNYRNSCLTMHQPWASLLVYGIKRIEGRSWPAPIRGRLWIHAASKIPEPETIKAMEDFYREIYAVNGVTDLKFPEHYPVSRLLGCVEVVGCVTCEELVGWDQIPEGVRLEGQTKFCWLCEQPQKLIVPFEMRGFQGVYNLERKIYEAAIRGISPAASPLPVKFPLPNPLDPFSLKPGSLASFLNSSSTSEVNRSENLAAAIAGARAAATQFSKNSSSQSSTVELGNEHVSSNTRNNSRRT; the protein is encoded by the exons ATGGGAAGCAGGAACAGAGGTGATGTAAATTACCGAAATTCATGTTTGACAATGCATCAGCCATGGGCTTCTTTGCTTGTTTATGGTATCAAACGCATTGAAGGAAGATCTTGGCCTGCCCCTATTAGAG GTCGACTTTGGATTCATGCTGCTAGTAAGATCCCAGAACCAGAGACTATAAAAGCGATGGAGGACTTCTACAGGGAAATCTATGCAGTGAATGGCGTAACAGATCTCAAGTTTCCCGAACATTATCCAGTCTCAAGACTTCTAG GTTGTGTTGAAGTAGTTGGGTGTGTCACATGTGAAGAGCTAGTCGGCTGGGATCAAATTCCAGAAGGG GTGAGGCTAGAGGGGCAAACAAAGTTTTGCTGGCTTTGTGAGCAGCCACAG AAACTTATCGTTCCATTTGAGATGCGAGGGTTCCAAGGTGTTTATAACTTGGAAAGAAAG ATATATGAAGCTGCAATCCGAGGTATTTCTCCCGCTGCGTCTCCACTCCCTGTGAAATTTCCCCTTCCAAATCCACTGGATCCTTTCTCTTTGAAACCAGGATCGCTTGCTTCTTTCCTTAATAGCTCCAGTACATCCGAGGTAAATCGATCTGAAAATCTTGCTGCTGCAATAGCTGGTGCTCGAGCGGCTGCCACACAGTTTTCTAAAAACAGTAGTTCGCAGTCCAGTACAGTCGAGCTAGGAAATGAACATGTTTCCTCTAATACAAGGAACAATTCTAGGAGGACATGA